Below is a window of Yimella sp. cx-51 DNA.
GAATCCATCGTCGCGCGCAGGTCTTTCAGTTCCGCAGTGAAATCAACAGCCACAAGGCGCAACCCTACGCCAGTCGGCGCCCGGCCTCAGCCGAGAATCCTTTGCACCGCGCATCACTGCGCCACGCTGGAGCGGGCTCGCGACTCAACCGTCACCGACACTTCCGATCCGAGGAACGACAGGAAGCCGCCGGTGATCGGCGGACGCACCAGTGCCTGCACCCGCACGACCGCAGTGTCGCGTCCGGATGTCGACCCCTGCACCACCTGCCACGCCTGCACATTCGTTGGCACCTGCTGGCGCGCAAGGCTGCTGCTCGCCGCCTGAGTTACCCCGCCGTCGGTGAGAGGTACGCGTTCAGCCAGGCCGCCGCGGTAGAGCGCGTCCTTGTCGACACTGTCAGCCGCGGTCAGGGCAGCCGAGTCGGCTGCGTTGAGCACGCGCATCTTGGCCAACTGGATGGCCGTAACGTCGATGGCCCCGACCACGAGCAGTCCGAGCACTGCGAAGAGCCCGGCAGCCAGGATGAGGATGCGCCCGTCCTCGCGCTCGGTCTTACCCGTGCTGAGACGGCGCCGCAACCAAGCCCTCATGAGCGGTACTTGCCGACGGTCTCGACGTGCGTGCTGGTCAGACGCACCGAGGTCGGCACCACCGCGCCGAGGAAGTCGGGCACGAGTGGCAACTCGACGTCGACCGCCGTCTCGACCCGCACCGTGGCCCCACGGGTCAGGCAGGGCGAGGCACTACAGGTCACGGCGGTGGTGCCGGACGAACCGTGATCGGCGAACACCAGCTCTGCGCCCGAGCGGGCCCGTGCATGAGCAGATCCGTCGTCCTGGGCAGTGACGAACATGCGGCCGCCTTCGCGCGCAGCACCCGACACCGCATACGCACCCGCTTGCAGGCGAGCCATGGTGATCACCAGGTAGAAGACCGGCAGCGTGAGCAGCATCCCAACCACGAGAAATTCCAGGACGGCGCTGCCACCTTCGCGATCCGCCCGGCGCAGCCTCCTCATTGCGCCTCCGAATACGCACGTCCGGACACCTGCAACGAGCCGGACGGTCCGAACGGACCGAGCACCGGCACCTGGGCACGCACGCGCACCGTCACCACGCGCGCACCGCCTTGAACGGTCTCCGACGCCGTGACGTCGTCGGCATAGCCCTTCGGCAGCGCATCCCGGATCAGGAGCCGGGTGCGCTCGGCGCCCGCTTCCGGGGTGGAGTCGGCACGGGCCCCGTACCGAGCGCCCTCCACTGCATAGGCCGTCAGCGAGTTGCGCACGAAGAGCGCGAAACCCACCTGGAAGGCGCCGAGAAAGACCACCACGAGCAACGCACCGACCATGGCGAATTCCGCGACGGCACTGCCCCGCTCACGATCGCGCCGTTGCTCGTGGTCACTTACCGCCACTGACGCCGTGGATTGCATTGTCGAAGAGACTGGTCAGCTGGGGCTGGGCGAACTGCCAGAGCGCGGTCACCAGGCCGGCGGTCATCAAGGTGATCAGCACCCAGCCCGGCACATCTCCTCGTTCACGGTCGGTCGTTGCCTCGATCAGGCGACGGTGCAACTGGCGATTCACATTTCGCAGGACGGTCATGGTGTTCCTCCCTTTCAGCAGCACGAAGCTGCATTTCCTTGGTGCACAATGCAATTCACATCGTGAGTCGGAGCGCCGCGA
It encodes the following:
- a CDS encoding pilus assembly protein TadG-related protein produces the protein MRAWLRRRLSTGKTEREDGRILILAAGLFAVLGLLVVGAIDVTAIQLAKMRVLNAADSAALTAADSVDKDALYRGGLAERVPLTDGGVTQAASSSLARQQVPTNVQAWQVVQGSTSGRDTAVVRVQALVRPPITGGFLSFLGSEVSVTVESRARSSVAQ
- a CDS encoding pilus assembly protein, with translation MRRLRRADREGGSAVLEFLVVGMLLTLPVFYLVITMARLQAGAYAVSGAAREGGRMFVTAQDDGSAHARARSGAELVFADHGSSGTTAVTCSASPCLTRGATVRVETAVDVELPLVPDFLGAVVPTSVRLTSTHVETVGKYRS
- a CDS encoding TadE/TadG family type IV pilus assembly protein; its protein translation is MAVSDHEQRRDRERGSAVAEFAMVGALLVVVFLGAFQVGFALFVRNSLTAYAVEGARYGARADSTPEAGAERTRLLIRDALPKGYADDVTASETVQGGARVVTVRVRAQVPVLGPFGPSGSLQVSGRAYSEAQ